In the Nocardioides panaciterrulae genome, TCGTTGGGGTGCGGGGTCAGCGGCACCCGTTCGGCGACCGCGACGCCGAAGTCCTCGAGGCTGCTCACCTTGTCGGGGTTGTTGGTCAGCAGCCGCACCTTCTCGACGCCGAGGTCGCGCAGCACCTGGGTGGCGGTCCCGTAGTGCCGGGCGTCCGCGGGCAGCCCGAGGTCGAGGTTGGCGTCCACGGTGTCGCGCCCGCCGTCCTGCAGCTGGTAGGCCTGCAGCTTGGCCACCAGCCCGATCCCCCGGCCCTCGTGGCCGCGCAGGTAGACGACGACGCCGCGGCCCTCGGCCACGATGCGCGCCAGCGCCTCGTCGAGCTGCGGCCCGCAGTCACACCGGTGGCTGCCGAACACGTCACCGGTCAGGCACTCCGAGTGCACCCGCGTGAGCACCGGCTCCGGGCCGCTCACGTCGCCGTGCACGAGCGCGATGTGCTCGGAGTCGTCCACGGTGATCCGGTAGCCGAACGCCGTGAAGTCGCCGTGCCGGGTCGGCAGCCGGGTCTCGGCCACCCGCTCGACGAGGGTCTCGTGCCGACGCCGGTAGCGGACCAGCTCGTCGATGGAGATCATCGACAAGCCGTGCTCGTCGGCGAACGCGCGCAGCTCCGGCGCGCGCTTCATGGTGCCGTCGTCGTTGACCACCTCGACCAGCACCCCGGCCGGGGTCAGCCCGGCCAGCGTCGCGAGGTCGACGGCCGCCTCGGTGTGCCCGCGCCGGACCAGCACGCCGCCCTCGCGGTAGCGCAGCGGGAAGACGTGTCCGGGGCGGGTGATCTCCCAGGGCTCGGTGGCCGAGTCGGCCAGCACCCGCACGGTGTGGGCGCGGTCGGCGGCGCTGATGCCGGTGCTGACGCCGTCGCGCGCGTCCACCGAGATCGTGTACGCCGTGCGCAGCTTGTCCTTGTTGTGCGGGGTCATCAGCGGGATCTCGAGCCGGTCGAGCATGTCGGCCGGCATCGGGACGCAGATGACGCCGCTGCTGTAGCGGATCGTGAACGCCATCAGCTCCGGGGTCGCCTTGCTGGCGGCGAAGATGATGTCGCCCTCGTTCTCCCGGTCCTCGTCGTCGACCACCACCACGGCCCGGCCGGCCGCGATGTCCTCGATCGCCTGCTCGACCGGGTCGAGCCGCACCCTGTCGTCGGTGCCGGTCATGCGAGCACCCCTTCCTCGGCGACCGGCGCGGTGCTGCGGCCGCGTCGCTCGACCCGCCACCACGCGGCGAAGCCGACGAGGCAGAAGCCGCCGTAGAACAGGTACATCGCGGCGGTCGGGTAGTAGCCGGCCTGGATCAGCGTGGTCACGCCCACGACGTCGACGGCCACCCAGACCAGCCAGAACTCCACCCAGCCCCGGGCCATGCCGTAGGTCGCGAGCAGCGACCCGGCCAGGATCCAGGCCTCGGTGGTCGGGTTCCACGACCCGATCCACTGCAGCAGCTGGTACGCCGCGGCGTACCCCACCGCCGCCAGGACCAGCAGCAGCGCCCGCTCCCGGCCGGTGGCCCACCGCGGGCTGATCGCCCCGCCGTCGGCGGTGTCCCGGACGCGGGACCAGCGCCACCAGCCGTAGAGGCTGGCGACCGCGAACATGATCTGCCGGCCCGCCTGCCCCCACAACGGCTCGCCGCCGGTGTGGTTGCTGAGCTCGCCGGTCACGAACACCGTGAAC is a window encoding:
- a CDS encoding bifunctional 3,4-dihydroxy-2-butanone-4-phosphate synthase/GTP cyclohydrolase II, coding for MTGTDDRVRLDPVEQAIEDIAAGRAVVVVDDEDRENEGDIIFAASKATPELMAFTIRYSSGVICVPMPADMLDRLEIPLMTPHNKDKLRTAYTISVDARDGVSTGISAADRAHTVRVLADSATEPWEITRPGHVFPLRYREGGVLVRRGHTEAAVDLATLAGLTPAGVLVEVVNDDGTMKRAPELRAFADEHGLSMISIDELVRYRRRHETLVERVAETRLPTRHGDFTAFGYRITVDDSEHIALVHGDVSGPEPVLTRVHSECLTGDVFGSHRCDCGPQLDEALARIVAEGRGVVVYLRGHEGRGIGLVAKLQAYQLQDGGRDTVDANLDLGLPADARHYGTATQVLRDLGVEKVRLLTNNPDKVSSLEDFGVAVAERVPLTPHPNDHNLAYLLTKRDRMGHDLPHLPLEEGTRR
- the pnuC gene encoding nicotinamide riboside transporter PnuC produces the protein MLDWLLHGTIPVGDTGLSVREVVGNLFGLASALLGMRRVVWAWPVGLVGNALLFTVFVTGELSNHTGGEPLWGQAGRQIMFAVASLYGWWRWSRVRDTADGGAISPRWATGRERALLLVLAAVGYAAAYQLLQWIGSWNPTTEAWILAGSLLATYGMARGWVEFWLVWVAVDVVGVTTLIQAGYYPTAAMYLFYGGFCLVGFAAWWRVERRGRSTAPVAEEGVLA